One Numida meleagris isolate 19003 breed g44 Domestic line chromosome 6, NumMel1.0, whole genome shotgun sequence genomic region harbors:
- the PSMC1 gene encoding 26S protease regulatory subunit 4 isoform X2, with product MEEEFIRNQEQMKPLEEKQEEERSKVDDLRGTPMSVGTLEEIIDDNHAIVSTSVGSEHYVSILSFVDKDLLEPGCSVLLNHKVHAVIGVLMDDTDPLVTVMKVEKAPQETYADIGGLDNQIQEIKESVELPLTHPEYYEEMGIKPPKGVILYGPPGTGKTLLAKAVANQTSATFLRVVGSELIQKYLGDGPKLVRELFRVAEEHAPSIVFIDEIDAIGTKRYDSNSGGEREIQRTMLELLNQLDGFDSRGDVKVIMATNRIETLDPALIRPGRIDRKIEFPLPDEKTKKRIFQIHTSRMTLADDVTLDELIMAKDDLSGADIKAICTEAGLMALRERRMKVTNEDFKKSKENVLYKKQEGTPEGLYL from the exons ATGGAGGAAGAATTTATCAGAAATCAAGAGCAAATGAAacctttggaagaaaaacaagag GAAGAAAGATCAAAGGTGGACGATCTGAGGGGGACGCCAATGTCCGTGGGTACCTTGGAGGAGATCATTGATGACAACCACGCCATCGTGTCCACGTCAGTGGGATCAGAACACTATGTCAGTATTCTGTCTTTTGTGGACAAAGATCTGCTAGAGCCAGGCTGCTCTGTTTTGCTAAATCATAAG GTTCACGCTGTGATCGGAGTCCTGATGGATGACACTGATCCTTTGGTTACTGTGATGAAAGTTGAGAAAGCTCCTCAAGAAACATATGCTGACATTGGTGGTCTTGACAACCAGATTCAGGAAATCAAG GAGTCTGTGGAGCTTCCCCTCACCCATCCTGAGTACTATGAGGAGATGGGTATAAAGCCGCCCAAAGGAGTCATTCTGTACGGCCCCCCTGGCACAG gTAAAACTTTACTGGCCAAAGCAGTAGCAAACCAAACATCAGCAACCTTCCTGAGAGTTGTTGGTTCAGAACTCATCCAGAAGTACTTGGGCGACGGCCCAAAGCTGGTGCGCGAACTGTTCCGTGTGGCTGAAGAGCACGCGCCGTCCATTGTCTTCATTGATGAGATCGATGCCATTGGTACAAAGAG GTACGACTCAAATTCCGGGGGCGAGAGGGAGATCCAGCGTACAatgctggagctgctgaacCAGCTGGATGGGTTCGACTCTCGTGGAGACGTCAAAGTCATCATGGCCACAAACAGAATAGAAACGCTGGATCCAGCTTTAATTAGGCCAG GACGTATTGATAGGAAAATAGAGTTCCCTCTGCCTGATGAAAAGACCAAGAAACGAATCTTTCAGATTCACACCAGCAGGATGACACTGGCAGATGATGTGACTTTGGATGAGCTGATTATGGCAAAAGATGACCTCAGTGGAGCAGATATTAAG GCAATTTGTACAGAAGCTGGGTTGATGGCTTTGAGGGAACGTCGAATGAAAGTAACAAATGAAGACTTCAAAAAGTCTAAAGAGAACGTTCTCTATAAGAAGCAGGAGGGAACCCCAGAGGGGCTGTATCTTTAG
- the PSMC1 gene encoding 26S protease regulatory subunit 4 isoform X1, translating into MGQSQSGGHGPGGGKKDDKDKKKKYEPPVPTRVGKKKKKTKGPDAASKLPLVTPHTQCRLKLLKLERIKDYLLMEEEFIRNQEQMKPLEEKQEEERSKVDDLRGTPMSVGTLEEIIDDNHAIVSTSVGSEHYVSILSFVDKDLLEPGCSVLLNHKVHAVIGVLMDDTDPLVTVMKVEKAPQETYADIGGLDNQIQEIKESVELPLTHPEYYEEMGIKPPKGVILYGPPGTGKTLLAKAVANQTSATFLRVVGSELIQKYLGDGPKLVRELFRVAEEHAPSIVFIDEIDAIGTKRYDSNSGGEREIQRTMLELLNQLDGFDSRGDVKVIMATNRIETLDPALIRPGRIDRKIEFPLPDEKTKKRIFQIHTSRMTLADDVTLDELIMAKDDLSGADIKAICTEAGLMALRERRMKVTNEDFKKSKENVLYKKQEGTPEGLYL; encoded by the exons ATG GGTCAAAGTCAGAGCGGCGGCCACGGGCCCGGCGGCGGCAAGAAGGACGACAAG gacaagaagaagaaatatgaacCTCCGGTTCCAACCAGAgtggggaagaagaagaagaagacgaaggGACCAGATGCTGCCAGCAAGCTGCCCCTGG TGACTCCTCACACACAGTGCAGACTCAAACTGTTGAAATTAGAGAGGATTAAAGATTATCTGCTAATGGAGGAAGAATTTATCAGAAATCAAGAGCAAATGAAacctttggaagaaaaacaagag GAAGAAAGATCAAAGGTGGACGATCTGAGGGGGACGCCAATGTCCGTGGGTACCTTGGAGGAGATCATTGATGACAACCACGCCATCGTGTCCACGTCAGTGGGATCAGAACACTATGTCAGTATTCTGTCTTTTGTGGACAAAGATCTGCTAGAGCCAGGCTGCTCTGTTTTGCTAAATCATAAG GTTCACGCTGTGATCGGAGTCCTGATGGATGACACTGATCCTTTGGTTACTGTGATGAAAGTTGAGAAAGCTCCTCAAGAAACATATGCTGACATTGGTGGTCTTGACAACCAGATTCAGGAAATCAAG GAGTCTGTGGAGCTTCCCCTCACCCATCCTGAGTACTATGAGGAGATGGGTATAAAGCCGCCCAAAGGAGTCATTCTGTACGGCCCCCCTGGCACAG gTAAAACTTTACTGGCCAAAGCAGTAGCAAACCAAACATCAGCAACCTTCCTGAGAGTTGTTGGTTCAGAACTCATCCAGAAGTACTTGGGCGACGGCCCAAAGCTGGTGCGCGAACTGTTCCGTGTGGCTGAAGAGCACGCGCCGTCCATTGTCTTCATTGATGAGATCGATGCCATTGGTACAAAGAG GTACGACTCAAATTCCGGGGGCGAGAGGGAGATCCAGCGTACAatgctggagctgctgaacCAGCTGGATGGGTTCGACTCTCGTGGAGACGTCAAAGTCATCATGGCCACAAACAGAATAGAAACGCTGGATCCAGCTTTAATTAGGCCAG GACGTATTGATAGGAAAATAGAGTTCCCTCTGCCTGATGAAAAGACCAAGAAACGAATCTTTCAGATTCACACCAGCAGGATGACACTGGCAGATGATGTGACTTTGGATGAGCTGATTATGGCAAAAGATGACCTCAGTGGAGCAGATATTAAG GCAATTTGTACAGAAGCTGGGTTGATGGCTTTGAGGGAACGTCGAATGAAAGTAACAAATGAAGACTTCAAAAAGTCTAAAGAGAACGTTCTCTATAAGAAGCAGGAGGGAACCCCAGAGGGGCTGTATCTTTAG